The window GTTCGGGACCTGGATTCGCATGAGCTGTCGGAGCGCGCGTTCGTCCGCGTCGATGTCGATGAGACGCTTGTGGACGCGCATCTCCCAGTGTTCCCACGTTGCCGTCCCCTCACCGTCCGGGGACTTTCGCGACGGGACTTCGAGAGTTTTCGTGGGGAGCGGAACCGGCCCGCTGATGTTAACGCCGGTTTTCTCCGCGATCTCGCTGACATCAGCGCAGATGTCGTCGAGGTCGTCGGGACTGACACCGGCGAGGCGAACGCGTGCCTGTTGCATGCGTTAGTTAGGCCTCGTTGACGTCGAGGACCTTGCCGGCCGCGATGGTCTGACCCATGTCGCGGACCGCGAAGGAGCCGAGTTCCGGAATCTCGGAGGACGGCTCGATGCTGAGGGGCTTCTGCGGGCGGACGGTGACGACCGCGGCGTCGCCGGACTGAATGAAGTCCGGGTTCTCCTCGGCGACCTCGCCGCTCGCGGGATCCATCTTCTTGTCGATGGATTCGATGGTACACGCGACCTGCGCCGTGTGCGCGTGGAAGACGGGCGTGTAGCCGGCCGTGATGACGGACGGGTGCTGCATCACGACGACCTGCGCCGTGAACGTCTCCGCGACCGTCGGCGGTTCGTCGGCGGGACCACAGACGTCACCGCGGCGGATGTCGTCCTTGCCGATACCGCGGACGTTGAATCCGACGTTGTCACCGGGCTCGGCGCTCGGGACTTCCTCGTGGTGCATTTCGATGGTCTTGACCTCGCCACCGACGTCAGACGGCTGGAAGCTGACGTTGTCGCCCGTGTTCATCATCCCGGTCTCGATACGTCCGACGGGGACGGTACCGATGCCGGAGATGGTGTAGACGTCCTGGATCGGGAGGCGCAGCGGCGCGTCCGTCGGCGGCTGCGGCTCCGGCAGGTTGTTGAGTGCCTCGAGGAGGGTCTCGCCGTCGTACCACGGCGTGTTCTCGGAGGCTTCCGCGACGTTGTCGCCCTCGAAGGCGGACGTCGGGATGAAGGATGCGTCTTCCGTGTTGAACTGGACCTGCTTGAGGAGGTCCTGCACGTCGGAGACGACCTGCTTGTAGGTGTCTTCCTTGTAGTCGACGATGTCCATCTTGTTGACGGCGACGATGAGCTCGTCGATACCGAGGGTGCGTGCGAGGAAGACGTGCTCGCGGGTCTGGGGCGCGACACCGTCGTCGGCGGCGACGACGAGCACGGCGTTGTCCGCCTGGGATGCGCCCGTGATCATGTTCTTGACGAAGTCGCGGTGGCCCGGACAGTCGACGATGGTGAAGTAGTAATCGTCGGTGTCGAACTCCTGGTGGGCGATGTCGATGGTGACACCGCGCTCGCGCTCCTCAGCGAGGTTGTCCATGACGTAGGCGAACTCGAATCCGCCCTTGCCCTTCTCCTCGGCTTCTTCCTTGTGCTGTTCGATGACGTGCTCGGGCACACTCCCCGTCTCGTAGAGGAGTCGCCCGACCATCGTGCTCTTTCCGTGGTCAACGTGGCCGATGACGGCCAGGTTCTGGTGCGGTTTGTCGCTCATGGTCAGGATTCGCGCGTAAGTGCGCTCTGTGCGTTTTATTCGCCTGATTCGGTTAAAACCATTTCGGAATCCCCTTAGCCGCATCACCACGCCGCCTGCCGATTACTGGAAACGAGTGGCGTGGCAACTACTCGCACTCAGTCGAGTCGCGTGATGTCCGCCAGAACCGCCGTCGCCGTCTCGGGGCCGCCCGCACCCGCCCCGCTGAGGTTCAAACGACCGGCGTGTTCCGTGTCGAGCTGAACGATGTTGTCCGTGCCGGTGACGGCGAGCGGGTCGTTCTCCGGGACGAGGCGCGGACCGACGCGAATGCCGCCGCTGGCCGTGACCTCGCCAATGAGGCGAACCGTCCGGCCGTCCTCCGCAGCGACCTCCAACGCGCTCCCCGGGAAGTCCTCGATACCCTCCACGTCAACGTCCTCGAGGGAGTAGCCACCGCCGTGGATCACGTTCGCGAGAATCGCACCCTTGAGCGCGGCATCCGTCCCGTCCACGTCGAACGAGGGGTCGGCCTCCGCGACTCCGAGATCCTGCGCCTCCGCGAGCACGTGCTCGTAGCCCAGTCCGTCCGCGCTCATCCGAGAGAGCACGAAGTTCGCAGTGCCGTTGAGAACGCCGCGCACGGCGTTCACGCGCTCCGCACCGACGCCCTCGATGGTCGAAAGGACGGGGATCGTGCCGGCGACGGTCGCCTCGAACCGGAGGTCGCCCGCGCTCGACTCGGCGAGCGCGACCACGTCGTCGTAGCGCTCGGCGACCGGCCCCTTGTTCGCGAGTACGACGTGTTTGTCCCGCTCGAACGCCGCTTCGACGTGCTCGAATCCGGGATGGGCGTCTCCGAGCGTCGTCGGCGTCACCTCGACGAGCACGTCGTACTCCGCAGCGAGCGCGTCAGCCGGATCCGCCTCGCCGACCGACCCGACTCGCTCCTTGTGCGCGAGCGCGCCCTCGACGTCGATACCGTCGGCGTCGGCGACCGAGCCCGTCGAGTCCGCGAACGCCGTCACCGTATGCCCGTACTCGCCCGCCAGTCGCGCCGTGGACGCGCCGACCGCGCCCGCCCCGAGGATGCAGAGCCGCATTCAGGCCACCCCCGCGAACGGCGCGACCACGCGCAATCCCTTCTCGTCCGCGATGTCCCGCACCGCGTCAAGCGTGCGCTCGACCGACCCGGATTCGACGGCGAGACGAACGCGCGCGCTGGAGCGCTCGCTCGTCCCCTCCTCAGACGTGAGCGAGAAGTCCGTCACGCTCGCCTTCGCCTCGGATTCGAGCCGGGAGAGCGTATCCGAGAGGTCGGTGTCGATGAGGTGGCCGGCGACGATGACAGTCACCTCCTCGCCGTACTCCTCCGTTCCCGCCTGCGTGACGTTCACGCCGTTGTCCCGGAGCGCCGCGACGATGTCGTCGAACTGCCCCGCCGTACACTCCAGATCGACCTCGACCGGGATGTGGCCGCGCGGTGTGACGTGCCCGCGCTCGTGGAACACGCTCAAGAGGTTCCCGCCGTTCTCCGCGATGGGCTGAAGCGCCCCGAGGAGTTCGCCCGGTTCGTCAACGAGTTCGAGGCGAACCGTGTGAGCCTGCCGTACCGCGTCCTCACTCACGCCCACCACCCCGTGCAGTCAGGATACCTGTAATTGTCGACACGAAGCCCGCTACCGGTGGCTCCGCGTCGATACGGCTCGCAGCAACCCTGCCTGCGTGCATACTCACCCCTCACAGCCCTGTCCGGTATAAGCCTTCGGCAGGGGTCGAAATTGCCGGACAGTGAGGCGGAAGGACGACCCTGCCCGCCCCCAAGAACGCAGAGACCGGGACGCGAGATTGTCAGAGCACGCTATCGGCGGGACTGGAGAAGAGAGAGACGACGGGGCCGGGCAGTGACACAGCACGAGCGCACTCGCGCGAACGAGCAGTTCGGAGAACCCGGACCTTCGCGCGATTCCGTCGCTCGCGGAGCGAGCGAGGGGTAGTCCGGGTTTCACGCCGAGCGGTCGGCGGAGCCGACCCGAGGCGCGAAACGTGGGTTAGAAGTAGTCGATGCTCTCGGGAAGCTCGGTCTTCATGCCCTTGCGCTCTCGGATCTCCGTGATCTTCTCGGGCTGGAGGTTGTCGGAGAGCACGCGGAACCCGGCGTTCTCCGTGTTCCAGGACGCGCGGCCCTCGGTGGCGCTGCGGATGTCACTGGAGAACCCGATCATCTCCTCGACGGGCGCGATACCCTCGACGACCATCAGGTCGCCTTCCTGGTACATGTCGTCGACGCGGCCGCGGCGGCCCTGAATCTCGCCGGACGCCGCGCCCATGTGTTCGGACGGAACGTCGATGCGAACGTCCTGGATGGGTTCGAGGAGTCGAACCTGCGCGTCGATGAGGGCGCGGTGCACGGCGTCACGCACTGCGGGAATGACCTGTGCGGGACCGCGGTGGATGGCGTCCTCGTGGAGACGGGCGTCGTGCAGGCGGAACAGCGCGCCCTGCACGGGCTCGTTCGCGAGCGGGCCGTTGTCGAGGGCGTCCTGCAGGCCTTCGAGGACGAGCTCCATCGTCTCGTTCAGGTGCTGGATACCCTTCGTGTCGTCGATGAAGATGTTCGTCTTGTGGATGTCCTCGACTTCCTGCGAGGTATCCTTGTCCATGCCGGCCTCCTGGAGCGCTTCGCGGCGTTCCTGCTCGGGCATTTCCATGGAGACCTCGCCGAGCTGGATGGCGTCGACGATGTCCTGACCGAGCGGTTCGACGGTGATGTAGAACCGGTTGTGGTTGTTCGGGGAACGCCCCTCGACTTCACGGGACTCCTGGGTCGGGGCTTCACGGTAGACGACGATGGGTTCGCCCGTGATGACCGGAATACCCTGGTTGCGCTCGATGCGCTGCGTGATGACTTCGAGGTGGAGTTCGCCCTGCCCGCTGACGAGGTGTTCGCCGGTGTCCTCGTTGATCTCGATCTGGATGGTGGGGTCTTCCTTCGCGACCTGCTGGAGCGTCTCGATGAGCTTCGGCAGGTCGTCCATGTTCTTCGCCTCGATGGACTTCGTGATGACGGGCTCGCTGATGTGTTCGATGGACTCGAACGGCGTCATCTCCACCGAGGAGACGGTCGAGCCCGCGATGGCGTCCTTCAGGCCGGTGACGGCGGCGATGTTTCCGGCGGGAACGCGGTCGACTTCCTCGCGCTCGCCACCCATGTAGATACCGACGGACTGCACGCGGTTCGTGCCCGCGGTACCGGAGACGTGGAGATCCTGGCCCTTCTCCAGCGTCCCGGAGAAGACGCGACCGGCGGCGATTTCGCCCGCGTGCGGGTCGACACCGATGTCAGTCACCATCAGGACGACCTCGCCGTCGGGGTTCACGTCACGCATGTCGTGCGCGAGGTCGGAGTCCGCGTCGCCACGCCAGACCGTGGGGATACGGCGGGGCTGGGCCTCGACTGGGTTCGGGAAGTGCTCCGCGACCATGTCCAGAACGACGTCCGCGAGCGGCGTGCGGTCGTGGAGTTCCTGGCGCTTGTCGTTGCGTTCGAGTTCGATGATGTCGCCGAAGTCGATGCCGGTGCGCTGCATCGAGGGCATCGAGACGCCCCACTTGTAGAGCGCGGATCCGAAGGCGACCGTGCCGTCCTCGACGCTGACCGTCCAGTCGTCGATGTCGTCGCGGTCTTCGGTCATCCCGCGGATGAGCTCGTTCACGTCGTTGATGACGTCGAGGAGGCGCTCCTGCATCTCCTGGGGGCCCTCCTGGAGCTCGCTGATGAGGCGGTCGACCTTGTTGATGAACAGCGTCGGCTTCACGCCCTCGCGGAGCGCCTGCCGAACGACGGTTTCCGTCTGCGGCATCGCGCCCTCGACGGCGTCCACGACGACGAGCGCGCCGTCGACCGCACGCATCGCACGCGTCACGTCGCCACCGAAGTCGACGTGACCGGGCGTGTCGATGAGGTTCACGAGGTGGTTCGTGCCCTCGTACTCGTGCGTCATGGAGACGTTCGCGGCGTCGATGGTGATACCGCGCTCCTGTTCGTCCTCCTCCGTGTCCATCGCGAGCTGCTCG is drawn from Salarchaeum sp. JOR-1 and contains these coding sequences:
- the rpsJ gene encoding 30S ribosomal protein S10; its protein translation is MQQARVRLAGVSPDDLDDICADVSEIAEKTGVNISGPVPLPTKTLEVPSRKSPDGEGTATWEHWEMRVHKRLIDIDADERALRQLMRIQVPNDVSIEIVLED
- the tuf gene encoding translation elongation factor EF-1 subunit alpha; protein product: MSDKPHQNLAVIGHVDHGKSTMVGRLLYETGSVPEHVIEQHKEEAEEKGKGGFEFAYVMDNLAEERERGVTIDIAHQEFDTDDYYFTIVDCPGHRDFVKNMITGASQADNAVLVVAADDGVAPQTREHVFLARTLGIDELIVAVNKMDIVDYKEDTYKQVVSDVQDLLKQVQFNTEDASFIPTSAFEGDNVAEASENTPWYDGETLLEALNNLPEPQPPTDAPLRLPIQDVYTISGIGTVPVGRIETGMMNTGDNVSFQPSDVGGEVKTIEMHHEEVPSAEPGDNVGFNVRGIGKDDIRRGDVCGPADEPPTVAETFTAQVVVMQHPSVITAGYTPVFHAHTAQVACTIESIDKKMDPASGEVAEENPDFIQSGDAAVVTVRPQKPLSIEPSSEIPELGSFAVRDMGQTIAAGKVLDVNEA
- a CDS encoding homoserine dehydrogenase; its protein translation is MRLCILGAGAVGASTARLAGEYGHTVTAFADSTGSVADADGIDVEGALAHKERVGSVGEADPADALAAEYDVLVEVTPTTLGDAHPGFEHVEAAFERDKHVVLANKGPVAERYDDVVALAESSAGDLRFEATVAGTIPVLSTIEGVGAERVNAVRGVLNGTANFVLSRMSADGLGYEHVLAEAQDLGVAEADPSFDVDGTDAALKGAILANVIHGGGYSLEDVDVEGIEDFPGSALEVAAEDGRTVRLIGEVTASGGIRVGPRLVPENDPLAVTGTDNIVQLDTEHAGRLNLSGAGAGGPETATAVLADITRLD
- a CDS encoding amino acid-binding protein, producing MGVSEDAVRQAHTVRLELVDEPGELLGALQPIAENGGNLLSVFHERGHVTPRGHIPVEVDLECTAGQFDDIVAALRDNGVNVTQAGTEEYGEEVTVIVAGHLIDTDLSDTLSRLESEAKASVTDFSLTSEEGTSERSSARVRLAVESGSVERTLDAVRDIADEKGLRVVAPFAGVA
- a CDS encoding elongation factor EF-2, with translation MGRRKKIVEQCERLMDEPENIRNIAIAAHVDHGKTTLTDNLLAGAGMISDETAGEQLAMDTEEDEQERGITIDAANVSMTHEYEGTNHLVNLIDTPGHVDFGGDVTRAMRAVDGALVVVDAVEGAMPQTETVVRQALREGVKPTLFINKVDRLISELQEGPQEMQERLLDVINDVNELIRGMTEDRDDIDDWTVSVEDGTVAFGSALYKWGVSMPSMQRTGIDFGDIIELERNDKRQELHDRTPLADVVLDMVAEHFPNPVEAQPRRIPTVWRGDADSDLAHDMRDVNPDGEVVLMVTDIGVDPHAGEIAAGRVFSGTLEKGQDLHVSGTAGTNRVQSVGIYMGGEREEVDRVPAGNIAAVTGLKDAIAGSTVSSVEMTPFESIEHISEPVITKSIEAKNMDDLPKLIETLQQVAKEDPTIQIEINEDTGEHLVSGQGELHLEVITQRIERNQGIPVITGEPIVVYREAPTQESREVEGRSPNNHNRFYITVEPLGQDIVDAIQLGEVSMEMPEQERREALQEAGMDKDTSQEVEDIHKTNIFIDDTKGIQHLNETMELVLEGLQDALDNGPLANEPVQGALFRLHDARLHEDAIHRGPAQVIPAVRDAVHRALIDAQVRLLEPIQDVRIDVPSEHMGAASGEIQGRRGRVDDMYQEGDLMVVEGIAPVEEMIGFSSDIRSATEGRASWNTENAGFRVLSDNLQPEKITEIRERKGMKTELPESIDYF